Proteins from a genomic interval of Trifolium pratense cultivar HEN17-A07 linkage group LG6, ARS_RC_1.1, whole genome shotgun sequence:
- the LOC123890659 gene encoding pentatricopeptide repeat-containing protein At4g33990 isoform X1 — translation MLPILKSVSKLSSLHRCLHHCFSSATTSLQKDADFTSLFNSCVNINATKKLHALLIVFGKSQNVVLSTKLINLYVTLGDISLSRSTFNHIHKKNIFSWNSIIAAYVRFGKYNEAMNCVNELFSMCSGNLRPDFYTFPPILKACVHLVDGKKVHCCVFKMGFENDVFVAASLIHLYSRFGVLNVAHKVFVDMPVKDVGSWNAMISGFCQNGNAAGALGVLNSMKVEGVKMDTVTVSSILPVCAQSDDIVNGVLIHLHVLKHGLDADVFVSNALINMYSKFGRLQDAQRVFDDMEVRDLVSWNSIIAAYEQNNDPNTALRFFKGMQLVGIRPDLLTVVSLTSIFGQLSDQRISRSIHGFVIRREWLEKDVVIGNALVNMYAKLGDMNCAHTVFDQLPRKDTISWNTLITGYAQNGLASEAIDAYNMMEECINIIPNQGTWVSIIPAYSHVGALQQGMKIHGRLIKNCLYLDVFVATCLIDMYGKCGRLEDALSLFYEIPQETSVTWNAIISSLGIHGHGEKALQLFKDMLAERVKADHITFVSLLSACSHSGLIDEGQKCFDIMQKEYGIKPSLKHYGCMVDLLGRAGFLEKAYKLVSNMPMQPDASIWGALLSACRIHGNSELATLALDRLLEVDSKNVGYYVLLSNIYANTGKWEGVVKVRSLARDRGLRKTPGWSSVVVGSKAEVFYTGNQTHPKYTDIYKELKVLSAKMKSLGYVPDYSFVLQDVEEDEKEQILNSHSERLAIAFGIISTPPRSSIRIFKNLRVCGDCHNATKYISKITEREIVVRDSNRFHHFKDGICSCGDYW, via the coding sequence ATGCTTCCTATACTCAAATCAGTTTCTAAGCTTTCCTCATTGCATCGATGTCTCCACCATTGTTTTTCATCAGCTACAACTTCCCTACAAAAAGACGCAGATTTCACTTCTTTATTCAACTCATGCGTAAACATTAACGCTACAAAGAAGCTTCACGCTCTTCTAATCGTGTTTGGAAAATCACAAAACGTTGTTCTATCTACAAAGCTTATTAATTTGTATGTTACTCTTGGAGATATTTCATTATCTCGTTCTACTTTTAATCACATtcataaaaagaatatattttcaTGGAATTCAATTATTGCTGCTTATGTTCGATTTGGGAAATACAATGAAGCTATGAATTGTGTTAATGAATTGTTTTCTATGTGTAGTGGTAATTTACGACCCGATTTTTATACTTTTCCTCCTATATTGAAAGCTTGTGTGCATCTTGTTGATGGGAAGAAAGTACATTGTTGTGTTTTTAAGATGGGTTTTGAGAATGATGTATTTGTTGCTGCTTCGTTGATTCATTTGTATTCGAGGTTTGGTGTTTTAAATGTTGCACATAAGGTGTTTGTTGATATGCCGGTGAAAGATGTGGGTTCTTGGAATGCCATGATTTCGGGGTTTTGTCAGAATGGGAATGCGGCAGGGGCGTTAGGTGTTTTGAATAGTATGAAAGTTGAGGGGGTGAAGATGGATACGGTTACTGTGTCGAGTATACTTCCTGTTTGTGCACAGTCGGATGATATTGTTAATGGGGTGTTGATTCATTTGCATGTGTTGAAGCATGGGTTGGATGCTGATGTTTTTGTTTCCAATGCTTTGATTAATATGTATTCAAAGTTTGGTAGGTTGCAGGATGCACAAAGGGTTTTTGATGACATGGAAGTGAGGGATTTGGTATCATGGAATTCTATAATTGCTGCATATGAGCAGAATAATGATCCAAATACTGCACTTAGGTTCTTTAAAGGGATGCAACTTGTTGGAATACGGCCTGATTTGTTGACGGTTGTGAGTTTGACGTCAATTTTCGGTCAGTTAAGTGATCAAAGGATTAGCAGATCTATTCATGGATTTGTTATACGGCGTGAATGGCTTGAGAAGGATGTTGTGATCGGCAATGCACTTGTGAATATGTACGCAAAATTGGGAGATATGAATTGTGCACATACAGTTTTTGACCAGCTTCCAAGAAAAGATACAATTTCATGGAACACATTGATCACAGGTTATGCTCAAAATGGTCTTGCAAGTGAGGCAATTGATGCTTACAACATGATGGAAGAGTGTATAAATATAATCCCAAACCAAGGGACTTGGGTGAGCATTATCCCAGCATATTCCCATGTTGGAGCTCTGCAACAAGGGATGAAAATTCATGGGAGACTAATAAAAAACTGTCTCTACTTGGATGTCTTTGTAGCTACCTGCCTAATTGACATGTATGGAAAATGTGGGAGGTTAGAGGATGCATTGTCCTTATTTTACGAAATTCCACAGGAAACTTCGGTTACTTGGAATGCCATAATATCTTCTCTTGGGATTCACGGGCACGGAGAAAAAGCTCTGCAACTTTTCAAAGATATGCTAGCCGAAAGGGTTAAGGCAGATCACATTACCTTTGTATCTTTGTTATCGGCGTGTAGTCATTCAGGTTTAATTGACGAGGGCCAAaagtgctttgatataatgcaGAAAGAGTATGGAATCAAGCCTAGTTTGAAACATTATGGCTGCATGGTGGATCTACTTGGCAGAGCTGGGTTTTTGGAAAAGGCTTATAAATTAGTGAGCAATATGCCTATGCAGCCAGATGCATCCATCTGGGGTGCTCTTCTCTCTGCTTGTAGAATACATGGAAATTCAGAATTGGCCACATTAGCTTTAGATCGCTTATTGGAAGTTGATTCGAAGAATGTTGGCTATTATGTTTTGTTGTCTAATATCTACGCAAATACCGGGAAATGGGAAGGAGTAGTTAAAGTAAGATCGTTGGCCAGAGATCGAGGATTGAGGAAAACACCCGGGTGGAGCTCTGTTGTAGTTGGCAGTAAAGCTGAAGTCTTTTATACTGGGAACCAAACTCATCCAAAATATACAGATATATATAAGGAATTAAAGGTTTTGAGTGCCAAAATGAAGAGCCTTGGCTATGTTCCGGACTATAGTTTTGTCTTGCAAGATGTTGAGGAGGATGAAAAAGAGCAGATTTTGAATAGTCACAGTGAGAGATTGGCCATTGCATTTGGAATTATCAGCACCCCACCAAGAAGTTCCATTAGGATATTTAAGAACTTGCGTGTTTGTGGCGATTGTCATAATGCAACCAAGTACATATCTAAAATTACTGAGAGGGAAATAGTTGTGAGGGACTCGAACCGTTTCCATCATTTTAAAGATGGGATTTGCTCATGTGGTGATTATTGGTAA
- the LOC123890659 gene encoding pentatricopeptide repeat-containing protein At4g33990 isoform X2, giving the protein MLPILKSVSKLSSLHRCLHHCFSSATTSLQKDADFTSLFNSCVNINATKKLHALLIVFGKSQNVVLSTKLINFGNLRPDFYTFPPILKACVHLVDGKKVHCCVFKMGFENDVFVAASLIHLYSRFGVLNVAHKVFVDMPVKDVGSWNAMISGFCQNGNAAGALGVLNSMKVEGVKMDTVTVSSILPVCAQSDDIVNGVLIHLHVLKHGLDADVFVSNALINMYSKFGRLQDAQRVFDDMEVRDLVSWNSIIAAYEQNNDPNTALRFFKGMQLVGIRPDLLTVVSLTSIFGQLSDQRISRSIHGFVIRREWLEKDVVIGNALVNMYAKLGDMNCAHTVFDQLPRKDTISWNTLITGYAQNGLASEAIDAYNMMEECINIIPNQGTWVSIIPAYSHVGALQQGMKIHGRLIKNCLYLDVFVATCLIDMYGKCGRLEDALSLFYEIPQETSVTWNAIISSLGIHGHGEKALQLFKDMLAERVKADHITFVSLLSACSHSGLIDEGQKCFDIMQKEYGIKPSLKHYGCMVDLLGRAGFLEKAYKLVSNMPMQPDASIWGALLSACRIHGNSELATLALDRLLEVDSKNVGYYVLLSNIYANTGKWEGVVKVRSLARDRGLRKTPGWSSVVVGSKAEVFYTGNQTHPKYTDIYKELKVLSAKMKSLGYVPDYSFVLQDVEEDEKEQILNSHSERLAIAFGIISTPPRSSIRIFKNLRVCGDCHNATKYISKITEREIVVRDSNRFHHFKDGICSCGDYW; this is encoded by the exons ATGCTTCCTATACTCAAATCAGTTTCTAAGCTTTCCTCATTGCATCGATGTCTCCACCATTGTTTTTCATCAGCTACAACTTCCCTACAAAAAGACGCAGATTTCACTTCTTTATTCAACTCATGCGTAAACATTAACGCTACAAAGAAGCTTCACGCTCTTCTAATCGTGTTTGGAAAATCACAAAACGTTGTTCTATCTACAAAGCTTATTAATTT TGGTAATTTACGACCCGATTTTTATACTTTTCCTCCTATATTGAAAGCTTGTGTGCATCTTGTTGATGGGAAGAAAGTACATTGTTGTGTTTTTAAGATGGGTTTTGAGAATGATGTATTTGTTGCTGCTTCGTTGATTCATTTGTATTCGAGGTTTGGTGTTTTAAATGTTGCACATAAGGTGTTTGTTGATATGCCGGTGAAAGATGTGGGTTCTTGGAATGCCATGATTTCGGGGTTTTGTCAGAATGGGAATGCGGCAGGGGCGTTAGGTGTTTTGAATAGTATGAAAGTTGAGGGGGTGAAGATGGATACGGTTACTGTGTCGAGTATACTTCCTGTTTGTGCACAGTCGGATGATATTGTTAATGGGGTGTTGATTCATTTGCATGTGTTGAAGCATGGGTTGGATGCTGATGTTTTTGTTTCCAATGCTTTGATTAATATGTATTCAAAGTTTGGTAGGTTGCAGGATGCACAAAGGGTTTTTGATGACATGGAAGTGAGGGATTTGGTATCATGGAATTCTATAATTGCTGCATATGAGCAGAATAATGATCCAAATACTGCACTTAGGTTCTTTAAAGGGATGCAACTTGTTGGAATACGGCCTGATTTGTTGACGGTTGTGAGTTTGACGTCAATTTTCGGTCAGTTAAGTGATCAAAGGATTAGCAGATCTATTCATGGATTTGTTATACGGCGTGAATGGCTTGAGAAGGATGTTGTGATCGGCAATGCACTTGTGAATATGTACGCAAAATTGGGAGATATGAATTGTGCACATACAGTTTTTGACCAGCTTCCAAGAAAAGATACAATTTCATGGAACACATTGATCACAGGTTATGCTCAAAATGGTCTTGCAAGTGAGGCAATTGATGCTTACAACATGATGGAAGAGTGTATAAATATAATCCCAAACCAAGGGACTTGGGTGAGCATTATCCCAGCATATTCCCATGTTGGAGCTCTGCAACAAGGGATGAAAATTCATGGGAGACTAATAAAAAACTGTCTCTACTTGGATGTCTTTGTAGCTACCTGCCTAATTGACATGTATGGAAAATGTGGGAGGTTAGAGGATGCATTGTCCTTATTTTACGAAATTCCACAGGAAACTTCGGTTACTTGGAATGCCATAATATCTTCTCTTGGGATTCACGGGCACGGAGAAAAAGCTCTGCAACTTTTCAAAGATATGCTAGCCGAAAGGGTTAAGGCAGATCACATTACCTTTGTATCTTTGTTATCGGCGTGTAGTCATTCAGGTTTAATTGACGAGGGCCAAaagtgctttgatataatgcaGAAAGAGTATGGAATCAAGCCTAGTTTGAAACATTATGGCTGCATGGTGGATCTACTTGGCAGAGCTGGGTTTTTGGAAAAGGCTTATAAATTAGTGAGCAATATGCCTATGCAGCCAGATGCATCCATCTGGGGTGCTCTTCTCTCTGCTTGTAGAATACATGGAAATTCAGAATTGGCCACATTAGCTTTAGATCGCTTATTGGAAGTTGATTCGAAGAATGTTGGCTATTATGTTTTGTTGTCTAATATCTACGCAAATACCGGGAAATGGGAAGGAGTAGTTAAAGTAAGATCGTTGGCCAGAGATCGAGGATTGAGGAAAACACCCGGGTGGAGCTCTGTTGTAGTTGGCAGTAAAGCTGAAGTCTTTTATACTGGGAACCAAACTCATCCAAAATATACAGATATATATAAGGAATTAAAGGTTTTGAGTGCCAAAATGAAGAGCCTTGGCTATGTTCCGGACTATAGTTTTGTCTTGCAAGATGTTGAGGAGGATGAAAAAGAGCAGATTTTGAATAGTCACAGTGAGAGATTGGCCATTGCATTTGGAATTATCAGCACCCCACCAAGAAGTTCCATTAGGATATTTAAGAACTTGCGTGTTTGTGGCGATTGTCATAATGCAACCAAGTACATATCTAAAATTACTGAGAGGGAAATAGTTGTGAGGGACTCGAACCGTTTCCATCATTTTAAAGATGGGATTTGCTCATGTGGTGATTATTGGTAA
- the LOC123889441 gene encoding receptor-like kinase TMK4: MNIFTLLLIVVISTATIINAQEYNEKNYMSDLLQSLTHTPSTWSNKIHHCKWKGITCNSTTQAVISIILSSNSLTGTLPSNIDTLTNLTHIDLHNNSLNGPLPDFSNLALLQTISLGHNNFTSIPDDTFRYLSDLRALNLSNNMNLSHWEFPTNYLPYSGSLHTLDFEATNMIGSFSDPNIFNSYQNLQTLILSNNQIKGVLPASLGKSGVRYLRLDNNEFVGKIDILSTMTNLSQAWLHDNSFSGQIPNMSKCTNLSDLQLQSNTLTGLVPPSLLSLPSLKIINLKQNGLQGPLPEFRKGVNATLETNNFCRSDFGPCDSQVTLLYEIFEDLGSPQYLATQGNNVCTGGQWLQMMPNQVQIKCERGKIVSFMISYVNTLLDGRSGTISPKFSNLTSLVNLTLVGNNLTGPIPQSLTTLPQLQLLDVSNNNLSGFIPKFSSKVKLNITSNNLLGKNMSRQGGGENATTAGDAQTGSSSKAANLKPFWIAGALMFGVAFVILIVLVCKRKRYHILVKRWLFKKTKSIDYNVEDFMQSYNLSVPIKQYRYSEVKRMTNSFRDKLGQGGYGVVYKASLPDGRQVAVKVINESKGNGEEFINEVASISRTSHVNIVSLLGFSYENKRALIYEFMSKGSLDNFILKSGFSDAICSLDWNTMYKIAIGIARGLEYLHEGCISRILHLDIKPQNILLDEDFCPKISDFGLAKICQRNNSIVSMLGTRGTIGYIAPEVFSRTFGQVSHKSDVYSYGMLILEMIGGRKNYDTGSSCTSEMYFPDWIYKDLEQGNILEGCLSNSEEENDMVKKITMVSLWCIQTNPSDRPSMSRVIEMLQGPLQSISCPPKPFLYSPEMSSLQTSYVSSNNLLETNSERHSENVTVM, from the exons ATGAACATATTTACCCTCTTACTAATAGTAGTAATTTCCACAGCTACTATTATTAATGCACAAGaatacaatgaaaaaaattacatgtcCGATTTATTACAATCACTAACTCATACTCCCTCTACCTGGTCTAACAAAATTCACCACTGCAAATGGAAAGGCATAACTTGCAACTCAACTACTCAAGCTGTTATCTCCATCATCCTCTCATCAAATTCACTCACCGGCACACTCCCTTCGAATATCGACACTCTAACTAATCTCACTCACATCGATCTCCACAACAACTCACTCAATGGTCCTTTACCCGATTTTAGTAACCTTGCCTTGCTCCAAACTATTTCCCTTGGTCACAATAACTTCACGTCCATCCCCGACGATACATTTCGATACTTATCTGATCTCAGAGCTCTTAACCTTAGTAATAACATGAATCTCTCCCACTGGGAATTTCCTACCAATTATTTACCTTACTCCGGTTCTTTGCATACTCTTGATTTCGAAGCTACGAATATGATAGGCTCATTTTCTGATCCTAATATATTCAATTCGTATCAAAATTTGCAAACTTTGATTCTTTCTAACAACCAAATAAAAGGAGTTCTACCCGCGTCTCTCGGGAAATCTGGAGTAAGATATTTACGGCTTGATAATAATGAGTTTGTGGGCAAAATTGACATTCTATCAACAATGACCAATTTGTCTCAAGCATGGCTTCACGATAACAGTTTCAGCGGTCAAATTCCAAACATGTCCAAATGTACTAATTTGTCTGATTTGCAGCTTCAGTCGAATACTTTAACTGGTTTGGTTCCACCTTCATTACTTTCTCTTCCTAGCTTGAAAATTatcaatttgaaacaaaatggGCTACAAGGACCGTTACCTGAGTTTCGCAAGGGTGTTAACGCAACTTTGGAAACAAATAACTTTTGTCGAAGCGATTTTGGACCTTGTGATTCTCAGGTTACGcttttatatgaaatttttgAAGATCTTGGGTCTCCTCAATATTTGGCAACTCAAGGGAACAATGTTTGTACCGGAGGGCAGTGGCTCCAGATGATGCCCAATCAAGTACAGATTAAGTGTGAAAGAGGGAAAATTGTTAGTTTTATGATCTCCTATGTTAATACTTTACTTGATGGTAGAAGTGGAACCATCTCTCCCAAATTTTCCAATTTAACAAGTTTGGTGAACTTGACTCTTGTTGGAAATAATTTGACAGGTCCAATACCACAAAGTCTTACAACTTTGCCTCAACTTCAACTTCTTGATGTTTCTAATAATAATCTTTCAGGATTTATTCCAAAATTTTCATCCAAGGTTAAGTTAAATATCACGAGCAATAATTTGCTAGGGAAAAATATGTCTAGACAAGGTGGAGGTGAAAACGCAACCACTGCAGGTGATGCTCAAACTGGAAGTTCATCTAAAGCAGCAAACCTTAAACCTTTTTGGATTGCAG GGGCCTTGATGTTTGGTGTTGCATTTGTCATACTTATTGTGTTGGTTTGTAAACGCAAGAGGTATCATATTTTAGTAAAAAGGTGGCTCTTCAAGAAAACAAAATCTATTGACTACAATGTGGAAGATTTCATGCAAAGTTATAATTTGTCAGTGCCAATTAAGCAATATAGATATTCAGAAGTGAAAAGAATGACAAACTCATTCCGGGACAAATTAGGTCAAGGAGGATATGGTGTTGTTTACAAAGCAAGTTTACCTGATGGACGTCAAGTGGCGGTGAAAGTGATAAACGAGTCGAAGGGAAATGGAGAAGAATTCATAAATGAAGTAGCTAGCATTAGTAGAACTTCACATGTGAACATTGTTTCACTTTTGGGTTTTTCCTATGAGAACAAAAGAGCATTAATATATGAATTCATGTCCAAAGGATCATTGGATAATTTTATCCTTAAAAGTGGATTTTCTGATGCTATTTGTAGTTTGGATTGGAACACAATGTACAAAATTGCAATTGGCATTGCTCGGGGACTAGAATACTTGCATGAAGGATGTATTTCAAGGATTTTGCATCTTGATATCAAACCCCAAAACATTCTTTTGGATGAAGATTTTTGTCCAAAAATCTCTGATTTTGGACTAGCTAAAATATGCCAAAGGAATAATAGTATTGTGTCTATGCTAGGCACAAGAGGAACCATAGGATACATAGCACCAGAAGTATTTAGCCGAACGTTTGGTCAAGTTTCTCACAAGTCTGATGTATACAGTTATGGTATGTTAATTCTAGAAATGATTGGAGGAAGAAAGAATTATGACACTGGAAGTTCATGTACGTCTGAAATGTACTTTCCAGACTGGATTTATAAGGATCTCGAACAAGGTAACATCCTTGAGGGTTGTTTGTCAAATTCCGAGGAAGAAAATGATATGGTGAAAAAGATTACCATGGTAAGTCTATGGTGCATTCAAACAAATCCATCAGATAGGCCATCAATGAGTAGAGTAATAGAAATGTTGCAAGGACCACTTCAGTCAATATCATGTCCTCCAAAGCCTTTCTTATATTCTCCTGAAATGTCATCATTACAAACTTCATATGTGTCTTCCAACAATTTGCTAGAGACAAATTCAGAAAGACATAGTGAAAATGTGACTGTAATGTAA